Proteins encoded within one genomic window of Couchioplanes caeruleus:
- a CDS encoding PadR family transcriptional regulator, with the protein MAAQADPMSGWLRGALELAVLAVLAEEDRHGYALAHRLAEQGLGTVRGGALYPVLGKLEASGAVRATWQPGDGGPGRKVYAITADGRDRLLAERARWQEFATAFARLLDVVHAPDARFGEVQP; encoded by the coding sequence GTGGCGGCTCAGGCGGATCCGATGAGCGGATGGTTGCGCGGCGCCCTGGAGCTGGCAGTGCTCGCGGTGCTCGCCGAGGAGGACCGGCACGGTTACGCGCTGGCACATCGCCTGGCGGAGCAGGGGCTGGGCACGGTGCGCGGCGGTGCGCTCTACCCGGTGCTCGGCAAGCTCGAGGCCTCCGGGGCCGTGCGCGCCACCTGGCAGCCCGGCGACGGCGGGCCGGGCCGCAAGGTCTACGCCATCACGGCGGACGGGCGCGACCGGCTGCTCGCCGAACGCGCCCGGTGGCAGGAGTTCGCCACGGCCTTCGCGCGCCTTCTCGATGTGGTCCACGCACCGGACGCCCGATTCGGGGAGGTACAGCCATGA
- the hppD gene encoding 4-hydroxyphenylpyruvate dioxygenase → MSVHDTLTNEERLAELDLDTLKQLVGLVEYDSAGDPFPVTGWDAVVWAVGNATQTAHFFQSAFGMELVAYSGPETGNRDHMSFVLKSGAVRFVIQGGVQPDSPIIAHHARHGDGITDIALEVPDVDRCVAHARAQGATILEEPHDVSDEHGTVRMAAIAAYGDTRHTLVNRANYSGPYLPGYVARTSSFQKREGAPKRIFQALDHVVGNVELGAMDEWVEFYNRVMGFTNMAEFVGDDIATDYSALMSKVVASGNHRVKFPLNEPAIGKKKSQIDEYLEFYGGPGAQHLALATNDILRSVDVLRAEGVEFLNTPDSYYEDPELRARIGEVRVPIEELQKRGILVDRDEDGYLLQIFTKPIGDRPTVFFELIERHGSLGFGKGNFKALFEAIEREQERRGNF, encoded by the coding sequence ATGTCCGTGCACGACACGCTCACCAACGAGGAGCGGCTCGCGGAGCTCGACCTCGACACCCTCAAGCAGCTCGTCGGGCTTGTCGAGTACGACTCCGCCGGCGATCCGTTCCCCGTCACGGGCTGGGACGCGGTCGTGTGGGCGGTCGGCAACGCCACGCAGACCGCGCACTTCTTCCAGTCGGCGTTCGGCATGGAGCTGGTGGCGTACTCCGGTCCCGAGACCGGCAACCGGGACCACATGTCGTTCGTGCTCAAGAGCGGCGCGGTCCGGTTCGTGATCCAGGGCGGCGTGCAGCCGGACAGCCCGATCATCGCCCACCACGCCCGGCACGGCGACGGCATCACCGACATCGCCCTCGAGGTGCCCGACGTCGACCGGTGCGTCGCGCACGCCCGGGCCCAGGGCGCCACGATCCTCGAGGAGCCGCACGACGTCTCCGACGAGCACGGCACCGTCCGGATGGCCGCGATCGCCGCGTACGGCGACACCCGGCACACCCTGGTCAACCGCGCGAACTACTCCGGCCCCTACCTGCCGGGCTATGTCGCCCGCACCTCGTCGTTCCAGAAGCGGGAGGGCGCCCCGAAGCGGATCTTCCAGGCCCTCGACCACGTCGTCGGCAACGTCGAGCTGGGCGCCATGGACGAGTGGGTCGAGTTCTACAACCGGGTCATGGGCTTCACCAACATGGCCGAGTTCGTCGGCGACGACATCGCCACCGACTACTCCGCGCTGATGTCCAAGGTGGTCGCCTCCGGCAACCACCGGGTGAAGTTCCCGCTGAACGAGCCCGCCATCGGCAAGAAGAAGTCGCAGATCGACGAGTACCTGGAGTTCTACGGCGGGCCGGGCGCCCAGCATCTTGCGCTGGCCACCAACGACATCCTGCGCAGCGTGGACGTGCTGCGGGCCGAGGGCGTCGAGTTCCTCAACACGCCGGACTCGTACTACGAGGACCCGGAGCTGCGGGCGCGCATCGGCGAGGTCCGGGTGCCGATCGAGGAGCTGCAGAAGCGCGGCATCCTGGTCGACCGCGACGAGGACGGCTACCTGCTGCAGATCTTCACCAAGCCGATCGGCGACCGCCCGACGGTGTTCTTCGAGCTGATCGAGCGGCACGGCTCGCTCGGCTTCGGCAAGGGCAACTTCAAGGCGCTCTTCGAGGCGATCGAGCGCGAGCAGGAGCGGCGCGGTAACTTCTGA
- a CDS encoding homogentisate 1,2-dioxygenase: protein MAHYQRAGSIPAKRHTQHRDPHGALYYEELMGEEGFSSDSSLLYHRHVPSAIVDARAWDLPDQATVPNQPLLPRHLKLHGLFGEQEWKSRDAVRDRRLVLGNADVRIAYVVAGEASPLYRNATGDECVYVEAGAGTVETIFGDLDVGSGDYVILPRATTHRWVPAGNEPLRLYVIEANSHIGPPKRYLSRYGQFLEHSPYCERDLRMPGAPRVVDEQDVEIYIKHRGDGPAGLAGTVHVAPHHPFDVVGWDGCLYPYAFNIADFEPITGRVHQPPPVHQVFEGHNFVICNFVPRKVDYHPLAVPVPYYHSNVDSDEVMFYVGGDYEARKGSGINVGSISLHPGGHSHGPQPSAIEGSLGAERFDELAVMVDTFRPLGLGEGGRASDDGKYAWTWAGRGPAS, encoded by the coding sequence ATGGCGCACTACCAGCGGGCCGGCAGCATTCCGGCCAAACGGCATACGCAGCACCGTGATCCCCACGGCGCCCTCTACTACGAGGAGCTGATGGGCGAGGAGGGCTTCTCCTCGGACTCGTCGCTGCTCTACCACCGGCACGTTCCGTCGGCGATCGTCGACGCGCGCGCCTGGGATCTTCCCGACCAGGCGACCGTGCCGAACCAGCCGTTGCTGCCGCGGCACCTGAAGCTGCACGGGCTCTTCGGCGAGCAGGAGTGGAAGTCCCGCGACGCGGTGCGCGACCGCCGGCTCGTCCTCGGCAACGCCGACGTCCGGATCGCCTACGTCGTGGCCGGCGAGGCGTCGCCGCTGTACCGCAACGCCACCGGCGACGAGTGTGTCTACGTCGAGGCAGGCGCCGGCACCGTGGAGACGATCTTCGGTGACCTGGACGTCGGGTCCGGCGACTACGTGATCCTCCCGCGGGCGACCACCCACCGCTGGGTGCCGGCGGGCAACGAGCCGCTGCGCCTGTACGTCATCGAGGCGAACAGCCACATCGGCCCGCCCAAGCGGTATCTGTCGCGCTACGGGCAGTTCCTGGAGCACTCGCCGTACTGCGAACGCGACCTGCGGATGCCCGGCGCCCCCCGGGTGGTGGACGAGCAGGACGTCGAGATCTACATCAAGCATCGCGGCGACGGCCCCGCCGGGCTCGCCGGGACCGTGCACGTGGCGCCCCACCACCCCTTCGACGTGGTGGGCTGGGACGGCTGCCTGTACCCGTACGCGTTCAACATCGCCGACTTCGAGCCGATCACCGGGCGGGTCCACCAGCCGCCGCCGGTGCACCAGGTCTTCGAGGGGCACAACTTCGTCATCTGCAACTTCGTCCCGCGCAAGGTCGACTATCACCCGCTGGCCGTGCCGGTGCCGTACTACCACTCGAACGTGGACAGTGACGAGGTCATGTTCTACGTGGGCGGCGACTACGAGGCCCGCAAGGGTTCCGGCATCAACGTCGGCTCCATCTCGCTGCACCCCGGCGGTCACTCCCACGGCCCGCAGCCGAGCGCCATCGAGGGCAGCCTCGGCGCGGAGCGCTTCGACGAGCTCGCGGTCATGGTCGACACCTTCCGGCCGCTCGGCCTCGGCGAGGGCGGACGGGCCAGCGACGACGGAAAGTACGCCTGGACCTGGGCGGGACGAGGCCCGGCTTCGTGA
- the fahA gene encoding fumarylacetoacetase, whose protein sequence is MTTAIPATWLDIPADHPFGIAALPYGVFSTAAHPGARLGVAIGEMILDLAAVAELLAPSLAPAVAGPSLDALLAAGPRVWSQVRSSVTAWLTDDTHRDQVGAHLVPARDAVMQLPFTVADYVDFYASEQHATNLGRMFRPGQDPLTPNWKHLPIGYHGRAGTVVSSGTGIVRPRGQRRGADGEITFGPSQRLDIEAELGFVVGTGSPLGRSVGLTDFDEHVFGVCLVNDWSARDIQAWEYVPLGPFLGKSFATSVSPWILPLAALDAARVAPPERTVPLLPYLDDAATPPWGLDVRLEVRLNGHVVSRPRFEGMYWTGAQMLAHMTANGASLRTGDLYASGTISGERADQRGSLIELSWGGAEPLSLPDGTTRTFLSDGDEVVITATAPGPGGTVIGLGEVRGRILPSG, encoded by the coding sequence TTGACCACCGCCATTCCCGCCACCTGGCTCGACATCCCGGCGGACCACCCGTTCGGCATCGCCGCCCTGCCCTACGGGGTGTTCAGCACGGCCGCCCACCCGGGCGCCCGGCTGGGGGTCGCGATCGGCGAGATGATCCTGGACCTGGCGGCCGTCGCGGAGCTGCTGGCCCCGTCGCTGGCCCCCGCCGTCGCCGGGCCGTCGCTGGACGCGCTCCTGGCTGCCGGGCCGCGGGTGTGGTCGCAGGTCCGTTCCTCGGTGACCGCCTGGCTCACCGACGACACCCATCGCGACCAGGTCGGTGCGCACCTGGTGCCGGCGCGGGACGCGGTCATGCAGCTTCCGTTCACGGTCGCCGACTACGTCGACTTCTACGCCTCCGAGCAGCATGCGACCAACCTCGGGCGGATGTTCCGACCCGGTCAGGATCCGCTGACGCCGAACTGGAAGCACCTGCCGATCGGCTACCACGGGCGGGCCGGCACCGTCGTCTCCTCGGGCACCGGCATCGTCCGCCCGCGCGGCCAGCGCCGCGGCGCCGACGGTGAGATCACCTTCGGCCCGTCGCAGCGCCTCGACATCGAGGCCGAGCTGGGCTTCGTCGTGGGTACCGGTTCCCCACTCGGCCGGTCTGTCGGCCTGACCGATTTCGACGAGCACGTCTTCGGGGTCTGCCTGGTCAACGACTGGTCCGCCCGCGACATCCAGGCCTGGGAGTACGTGCCGCTGGGTCCGTTCCTCGGCAAGTCCTTCGCCACCTCGGTCTCGCCGTGGATCCTGCCGCTGGCCGCGCTCGACGCGGCCCGGGTGGCGCCGCCGGAGCGGACCGTGCCGCTGCTGCCGTACCTCGACGACGCCGCCACGCCGCCGTGGGGGTTGGATGTACGGCTCGAGGTGCGGCTCAACGGCCACGTCGTCTCCCGCCCGAGGTTCGAGGGGATGTACTGGACCGGCGCGCAGATGCTGGCCCACATGACGGCCAACGGCGCATCGCTGCGTACCGGCGACCTCTACGCCTCCGGCACGATCAGCGGCGAGCGTGCCGACCAACGGGGCTCGCTCATCGAGCTGTCCTGGGGCGGGGCGGAGCCGCTCTCGCTGCCGGACGGGACGACCCGCACCTTCCTCTCCGACGGCGACGAGGTCGTCATCACCGCGACGGCCCCCGGCCCCGGCGGCACGGTCATCGGCCTCGGCGAGGTCCGCGGCCGCATCCTCCCCTCGGGATAG
- the lepB gene encoding signal peptidase I encodes MPTQTDSDKDRKQRSAWSRLRELLILAVVGVLVAVGVRAYVLQTFYIPSGSMEQTLLIDDKVLVDKISYRMGSPERGEIVVFRPPSGWTVGANQEFIKRVVGVAGDRVVCCDGTNRITVNGRALDEDYLFRGDGPSDRTFDVTVPAGSVFLLGDHRSASADSRAHLDVNGGTVPVDNIVGRAFATYWPPSSARMLSVPETFADVPAPH; translated from the coding sequence GTGCCGACACAGACCGACAGCGACAAGGACCGCAAGCAGCGGTCAGCATGGTCGCGCCTGAGAGAACTGCTCATCCTCGCCGTCGTCGGCGTCCTGGTCGCGGTCGGCGTCCGCGCGTACGTGCTGCAGACGTTCTACATCCCGTCCGGCTCGATGGAGCAGACCCTGCTCATCGACGACAAGGTCCTGGTCGACAAGATCAGTTATCGGATGGGAAGCCCCGAGCGCGGGGAGATCGTGGTGTTCAGGCCGCCGTCCGGGTGGACGGTCGGCGCCAACCAGGAGTTCATCAAGCGCGTCGTCGGCGTGGCGGGCGACCGCGTGGTCTGCTGCGACGGCACCAACCGGATCACCGTCAACGGCCGCGCCCTCGACGAGGACTACCTGTTCCGCGGCGATGGCCCGTCGGACCGGACGTTCGACGTCACCGTGCCGGCCGGATCGGTGTTCCTGCTCGGCGACCACCGCAGCGCGTCCGCCGACTCCCGCGCCCACCTCGACGTGAACGGCGGAACGGTGCCCGTGGACAACATCGTGGGCCGCGCCTTCGCCACCTACTGGCCGCCGTCGAGTGCCCGCATGCTGTCCGTGCCCGAGACCTTCGCCGACGTGCCCGCGCCGCACTGA
- a CDS encoding condensation domain-containing protein: protein MPYALRLTGPLDVPALRAAPADLLERHESLRTVFAERDGVPHQVVLDRATVAIERPAGDPAAWTAEAAHRPFDLSRDLPLRTHLQTGPDGHLLLLVLHHIAADGWSVGPLLRDLSAAYAARHGGTAPAWTALPVQYAD, encoded by the coding sequence ATGCCGTACGCGCTGCGGCTGACCGGCCCGCTCGACGTGCCGGCGCTGCGGGCCGCGCCGGCCGACCTGCTGGAGCGCCACGAGAGCCTGCGTACCGTGTTCGCCGAGCGCGACGGCGTCCCGCACCAGGTCGTCCTCGACCGGGCCACGGTGGCGATCGAGCGGCCGGCGGGCGACCCGGCGGCGTGGACGGCGGAGGCGGCGCACCGCCCGTTCGACCTGTCCCGGGACCTGCCGCTGCGCACCCACCTTCAGACCGGCCCGGACGGGCACCTTCTGCTGCTCGTGCTGCACCACATCGCCGCGGACGGCTGGTCGGTCGGCCCGCTGCTGCGGGACCTGTCGGCCGCGTACGCCGCCCGGCACGGCGGCACCGCCCCGGCGTGGACGGCCCTGCCCGTGCAGTACGCCGACTAG
- a CDS encoding alpha/beta fold hydrolase, translating into MTQQTHTLVTPDVDLVYDVRGPLPPAGGRALLMIGQPMTAEGFAALAAHFTDRTVVTYDPRGLGRSVRKDGRSDHTPQDQAADLHLLIEELGGPVDVFASSGGAVTALELVATHPGDVATLVAHEPPINAVLPDAEAAARARAGFHEAYQAKGFGAGMAAFVAMTSWRGEFTDAYFAQPAGDPAALGMPAGDDGTRDDPLLSRKSWAITDYRPDPAALRAASTRIVIAVGEESEGTYTARTAHGTAALLGQEATVFPSHHGGFLGGEFGYAGKPEEFAARLREVLAAQR; encoded by the coding sequence ATGACGCAGCAGACACACACCCTCGTCACGCCCGATGTGGACCTGGTCTACGACGTCCGCGGTCCGCTTCCCCCGGCCGGCGGCCGCGCGCTGCTGATGATCGGCCAGCCGATGACCGCGGAGGGCTTCGCCGCGCTCGCCGCCCACTTCACCGACCGGACGGTGGTCACCTACGACCCCCGCGGCCTGGGCCGCAGCGTCCGCAAGGACGGCCGGTCCGACCACACGCCCCAGGATCAGGCGGCCGACCTGCACCTGCTGATCGAGGAACTGGGCGGCCCGGTGGACGTGTTCGCCAGCAGCGGCGGCGCGGTGACCGCGCTCGAGCTGGTCGCGACCCACCCCGGCGACGTCGCCACGCTGGTCGCCCACGAGCCGCCGATCAACGCCGTGCTCCCCGACGCCGAGGCCGCCGCCCGCGCCCGGGCCGGCTTCCACGAGGCGTACCAGGCGAAAGGCTTCGGAGCGGGTATGGCCGCCTTCGTCGCGATGACCTCCTGGCGGGGCGAGTTCACCGACGCCTACTTCGCCCAGCCCGCCGGCGACCCGGCCGCACTCGGCATGCCGGCCGGCGACGACGGCACCCGCGACGACCCGCTGCTGTCGCGCAAGTCGTGGGCGATCACCGACTACCGCCCCGACCCGGCCGCCCTCCGGGCGGCGTCGACCCGGATCGTCATCGCGGTCGGCGAGGAGTCGGAGGGCACGTACACCGCGCGTACGGCCCACGGCACGGCGGCGCTGCTCGGCCAGGAGGCGACGGTCTTTCCGAGCCACCACGGCGGCTTCCTCGGCGGCGAGTTCGGCTACGCCGGCAAGCCCGAGGAGTTCGCGGCCCGGCTCCGCGAGGTCCTGGCGGCACAACGATGA
- a CDS encoding SDR family oxidoreductase, which yields MDLLVVGGSGFLGRKVTRRARDAGARVAATFHSRPSPVTGVDWQALDIRRRDHVTALVSRIRPAVVVNAAYRQSDWATTADGATHVTAAAAAAGARLVHVSSDAIFSGRAVHYDETALPDPITPYGAAKAAAETAVKGLDPTAVIARTSLIIGDGDSVHETFVHALATGAETGALFTDDIRCPIHVGDLAAALLELAASPHAGIHHLAGPDPVSRHHLGTLIARRDGLDETALPTGLRATSGPPGPLDVRLDCTTTQSRLTTRLRGAHELLAPQRGRKSPA from the coding sequence ATGGATCTTCTCGTGGTGGGCGGCAGCGGCTTCCTCGGCCGGAAGGTGACCCGGCGGGCCCGCGACGCCGGAGCCCGGGTCGCGGCCACCTTCCACAGCCGACCCTCGCCCGTCACCGGCGTCGACTGGCAGGCGCTCGACATCCGGCGCCGCGATCACGTGACCGCGCTGGTGAGCCGGATCCGACCGGCCGTGGTCGTCAACGCCGCGTACCGGCAGTCGGACTGGGCGACCACGGCGGACGGTGCCACGCACGTCACGGCGGCGGCAGCGGCGGCCGGAGCCCGGCTCGTGCACGTGTCCAGCGACGCGATCTTCTCCGGCCGGGCGGTCCACTACGACGAGACGGCCCTTCCCGATCCCATCACCCCGTACGGCGCCGCCAAGGCCGCGGCCGAGACGGCGGTCAAGGGCCTCGACCCCACCGCCGTCATCGCCCGGACCTCCCTCATCATCGGCGACGGCGACTCGGTGCACGAGACCTTCGTGCACGCGCTCGCCACGGGCGCCGAGACGGGCGCCCTGTTCACCGACGACATCCGGTGCCCGATCCACGTCGGCGACCTCGCCGCGGCGCTGCTGGAGCTGGCCGCCTCCCCGCACGCCGGAATCCACCACCTTGCCGGCCCCGACCCCGTCAGCCGCCACCACCTCGGCACCCTCATCGCCCGCCGCGACGGTCTCGACGAGACAGCCCTGCCCACCGGCCTGCGCGCCACGTCCGGCCCACCCGGGCCCCTCGACGTCCGCCTGGACTGCACCACGACCCAGTCCCGCCTCACCACCCGTCTCCGAGGCGCCCACGAACTCCTGGCACCTCAACGCGGTCGCAAGTCACCCGCGTAG
- a CDS encoding M28 family peptidase: MTPPDAADRLALSTAAADQYVTGASTGFTKGSEEKYSRQQVTSTQRGLTYVSYARSYKDLPVFVGGDAVVVTDRDGIVRGSAAGAGPLKVSTKATVTAKQASATALRKHPGAVSGTPKLGVIAEDDGRLVWEVVVEGRGDHGPSRAHAYVDARTGTYVGSWDEIAGGTGNGHYNGTVQIGTTGSGGQFEMRDPARGNMRTVNDAGGRAFTDADDKWGNGRGTDLVTGAVDTQYAAATMWDMLKSKFQRDGIDGKGRTAAMFVGLDDVNAFYSCAGTGDASRDETKYGHTEDNARQVNSVDVVAHELGHGLFCHTPGGSRGTSNETGGLNEGTGDIFGTLAEHFAANPNDPADYLVGEEVDLVGEGPIRTMFDPSKSGDPNCWSTAIPRTEVHSAAGPLNHWFYLAAEGSKPQGKPASPSCNGKSVTGIGLWEAGEIYYHALLRKTSGWTYSQVRKATLDATRELYPNGCAEFDAVKAAWDAVSVPAQNDPTCTAQPGPAPKPTPSASTPAPKPSASTPTTPGGQSVGAPDVDGAKIEAHLEEFARIAEDNGGNRAHGTAGYKASLDYVKAKLDAAGYTTRIHQFTSGGRTGFNLIADLPGRGDPNQVVMLGAHLDSVDEGPGINDNASGSAGVLEVALAYAASGAKGDKAIRFGWWGAEEDGLVGSKAYVNSLSAAEKAKVTAYLNFDMIGSPNPGYFVYNDDAKGGFITQAFQEGFAAERIESEGVGLRGRSDHASFMAAGIPSGGTATLSLAATMSQAQAQRWGGEAGQPFDPCYHKDCDTLDNISAAALDTHTDVAAYAAWKLTGVKAPVEPAGTRVSNDSEFPIRDRAAVESPITVQQQGQAPATLKVDLDITHPFRGDLEIHLLAPDGTAYLIKKASRFDRADDVKLSHTVDASAERASGTWKLRVRDLYSGDTGTLRSWGLTF, encoded by the coding sequence GTGACGCCGCCGGATGCGGCCGACCGGCTGGCGCTCAGCACGGCCGCGGCGGACCAGTACGTCACGGGTGCCTCGACCGGCTTCACGAAGGGCTCGGAGGAGAAGTACAGCCGCCAGCAGGTGACCTCGACCCAGCGCGGCCTGACCTACGTCAGCTACGCCCGTTCTTATAAGGATCTTCCGGTTTTCGTCGGTGGTGACGCCGTCGTGGTGACCGACCGCGACGGCATCGTTCGGGGGAGCGCCGCCGGGGCCGGGCCGCTCAAGGTCTCGACCAAGGCCACGGTGACCGCGAAGCAGGCGAGCGCCACCGCGCTGCGTAAGCACCCCGGTGCCGTCAGTGGTACGCCGAAGCTCGGCGTGATCGCGGAGGACGACGGCCGGCTGGTGTGGGAGGTCGTCGTCGAGGGCCGGGGCGACCACGGTCCGAGCCGGGCGCACGCCTACGTCGACGCGCGCACCGGTACCTACGTCGGCTCCTGGGACGAGATCGCCGGGGGCACGGGCAACGGCCACTACAACGGCACGGTGCAGATCGGAACGACCGGCAGCGGCGGCCAGTTCGAGATGCGGGACCCGGCGCGGGGCAACATGCGCACGGTGAACGACGCCGGCGGCCGGGCCTTCACCGACGCCGACGACAAGTGGGGCAACGGCCGCGGCACCGACCTGGTGACCGGCGCGGTCGACACCCAGTACGCCGCCGCCACGATGTGGGACATGCTGAAGAGCAAGTTCCAGCGCGACGGCATCGACGGCAAGGGGCGCACCGCCGCCATGTTCGTCGGCCTGGACGACGTCAACGCGTTCTACAGCTGCGCCGGCACCGGAGACGCGAGCCGCGACGAGACCAAGTACGGGCACACCGAGGACAACGCCCGGCAGGTCAACTCGGTGGACGTGGTCGCGCACGAGCTGGGTCACGGCCTGTTCTGCCACACCCCGGGCGGCAGCCGGGGCACGTCGAACGAGACCGGCGGCCTCAACGAGGGCACCGGCGACATCTTCGGCACGCTCGCCGAGCACTTCGCCGCGAACCCGAACGACCCGGCCGACTACCTCGTCGGCGAGGAGGTCGACCTGGTCGGCGAGGGTCCGATCCGCACCATGTTCGACCCGTCCAAGAGCGGCGACCCGAACTGCTGGTCCACCGCGATCCCGCGCACCGAGGTGCACTCGGCGGCCGGCCCGCTCAACCACTGGTTCTACCTGGCCGCGGAGGGTTCGAAGCCCCAGGGCAAGCCGGCCAGCCCCTCGTGCAACGGCAAGTCCGTCACCGGCATCGGGCTGTGGGAGGCGGGGGAGATCTACTACCACGCCCTGCTGCGCAAGACGTCCGGCTGGACCTACTCGCAGGTGCGCAAGGCGACCCTGGACGCCACCCGCGAGCTGTATCCGAACGGTTGCGCCGAGTTCGACGCGGTCAAGGCCGCCTGGGACGCGGTGAGTGTGCCGGCGCAGAACGACCCCACGTGTACGGCGCAGCCCGGCCCCGCGCCGAAGCCCACGCCGTCCGCGTCCACTCCCGCGCCGAAGCCGTCGGCCAGCACGCCCACGACTCCCGGCGGCCAGAGCGTCGGCGCACCGGATGTCGACGGGGCCAAGATCGAGGCGCACCTGGAGGAGTTCGCCCGCATCGCCGAGGACAACGGCGGCAACCGGGCCCACGGCACCGCCGGGTACAAGGCGTCGCTCGACTACGTCAAGGCGAAGCTGGACGCCGCGGGATACACGACGCGGATCCACCAGTTCACCTCCGGCGGTAGGACCGGCTTCAACCTGATCGCCGACCTGCCCGGCCGCGGCGACCCGAACCAGGTCGTGATGCTCGGTGCGCATCTGGACAGCGTCGACGAAGGCCCCGGCATCAACGACAACGCCAGCGGCTCCGCCGGTGTCCTGGAGGTCGCCCTGGCCTACGCCGCCTCCGGCGCCAAGGGCGACAAGGCCATCCGCTTCGGCTGGTGGGGTGCGGAGGAGGACGGCCTGGTCGGCTCCAAGGCGTACGTGAACTCGCTGTCCGCCGCCGAGAAGGCCAAGGTGACCGCCTACCTCAACTTCGACATGATCGGTTCACCCAACCCGGGGTACTTCGTCTACAACGACGACGCCAAGGGCGGTTTCATCACCCAGGCCTTCCAGGAGGGCTTCGCCGCCGAGCGCATCGAGTCGGAGGGCGTCGGCCTGCGCGGCCGCTCGGACCACGCCTCGTTCATGGCGGCCGGGATCCCCAGTGGCGGCACGGCGACGCTGAGCCTCGCGGCGACGATGAGCCAGGCCCAGGCGCAGCGGTGGGGCGGCGAGGCCGGGCAGCCGTTCGACCCCTGCTACCACAAGGACTGCGACACGCTCGACAACATCAGCGCCGCCGCACTGGACACGCACACCGATGTGGCCGCGTACGCCGCCTGGAAGCTGACCGGGGTGAAGGCGCCGGTGGAGCCGGCCGGCACGCGGGTGTCGAACGACTCGGAGTTCCCGATCCGCGACCGGGCGGCCGTCGAGTCCCCGATCACCGTGCAGCAGCAGGGCCAGGCGCCGGCCACGCTGAAGGTGGACCTCGACATCACCCACCCGTTCCGCGGTGACCTGGAGATCCACCTGCTGGCGCCGGACGGCACCGCGTACCTGATCAAGAAGGCGAGCCGTTTCGACCGGGCCGACGACGTCAAGCTCAGCCACACCGTCGACGCCTCGGCGGAGCGGGCGAGCGGCACCTGGAAGCTGCGGGTGCGCGACCTCTACTCGGGTGACACCGGCACATTGCGTTCCTGGGGCCTGACCTTCTAG